The proteins below are encoded in one region of Xanthocytophaga agilis:
- a CDS encoding Gfo/Idh/MocA family oxidoreductase: MKNISATTNKIRVGIIGANTTNWASRSHIPALKLLPGFELTAVSTTKMSSAQQAAEKFGVKHAFDNESDLVSCPDVDLVVIAVKVPYHYQLVKAAVEAGKMVYCEWPLGNGTREAEEMATLANDKGIRTFTGLQALSLPETIYLKKVIADGLIGEVLSSNILGSGGMWADIRSEGNIYMYDPANGATMLEIPFAHTLAAYLAVLGNYQSVSTTLARRRTEVTLLTNGTKVPQLTNDQIVVSGILKAGIVSNIHYRSGISTGTNFLWEINGTKGDILVSGQLGHYQLTPVTVQYAASGEKLQSLEIPTNYLTDVSEPLHQPVYGLYYTYKAVWNDIQNNTHTVPDFAQGVRMHKLLDRIKESAEEGRTITM, from the coding sequence GTGAAAAATATATCAGCAACCACAAATAAAATCAGAGTAGGGATTATTGGAGCCAATACTACAAACTGGGCATCTCGATCACACATTCCAGCATTGAAGTTACTCCCCGGATTTGAACTCACAGCTGTAAGCACTACAAAGATGAGTTCAGCCCAACAAGCAGCAGAAAAGTTTGGAGTAAAGCATGCTTTTGATAATGAGTCTGATCTGGTTAGCTGTCCGGATGTAGATCTTGTTGTGATAGCAGTTAAGGTGCCTTATCATTATCAACTGGTTAAAGCAGCAGTTGAAGCAGGTAAAATGGTTTATTGTGAATGGCCACTTGGTAACGGTACCAGAGAAGCGGAAGAAATGGCAACCCTGGCTAATGACAAGGGAATACGTACCTTTACCGGATTGCAGGCTTTATCCCTGCCAGAAACGATTTACCTGAAAAAAGTTATTGCAGATGGGTTGATTGGAGAAGTACTTTCTTCCAACATACTAGGTTCGGGAGGGATGTGGGCTGATATCCGATCGGAAGGAAACATTTATATGTATGACCCGGCAAATGGTGCTACTATGTTAGAAATTCCTTTTGCCCATACACTTGCTGCCTATCTTGCAGTTCTGGGTAACTATCAATCAGTGAGTACTACATTGGCTCGTAGAAGAACGGAAGTAACCTTATTGACAAACGGTACAAAAGTGCCACAACTGACTAATGATCAGATTGTTGTTTCGGGCATCCTCAAAGCAGGGATTGTTTCTAACATCCACTATAGAAGTGGGATATCAACAGGAACCAACTTTCTCTGGGAAATAAATGGTACCAAAGGGGATATTCTTGTTTCCGGGCAATTAGGGCACTATCAGCTTACACCTGTTACAGTACAATATGCGGCAAGTGGAGAGAAGTTACAGTCACTTGAAATTCCAACTAACTATTTAACAGACGTGTCTGAACCTCTCCATCAGCCTGTATATGGTTTATACTATACATACAAAGCAGTTTGGAATGATATTCAAAATAATACTCATACTGTTCCTGATTTTGCTCAGGGGGTGCGTATGCACAAACTGCTGGATAGGATCAAAGAAAGTGCTGAGGAAGGAAGGACGATTACTATGTAG
- a CDS encoding AraC family transcriptional regulator → MQNPTEILPGVIFYSYLSKQRKDKVGFFEHSTLVLQVSGHFMMETASEKISMKQGQMLLIRKNQLGELTKMPLEGEDYQTLVISLKEDLLRQFALEEKIEIEKKYAGPPNILIPQNDFLKGFFQSAIPYTRYPEEKITRDLGMLKVREAVHLLLYTMPDLKEFLFDFSEPYKIDLEKFMLSNFHFNVPVEKFAQLTGRSLAGFKRDFQKVFGMAPRHWLQERRLAEARHLIEDRQKKPSAIYLELGFESLSHFSHSFKKKFGKAPTEWLY, encoded by the coding sequence ATGCAAAATCCAACTGAAATACTTCCGGGAGTCATCTTTTACTCGTATCTATCCAAACAGCGAAAGGATAAAGTAGGTTTTTTCGAGCATAGTACTCTGGTATTACAGGTTAGCGGCCACTTCATGATGGAAACAGCCAGTGAAAAAATCTCAATGAAACAAGGCCAGATGTTGCTGATCCGAAAAAATCAGTTGGGAGAACTTACCAAAATGCCTCTGGAGGGAGAAGACTACCAAACTCTTGTGATCAGTCTAAAGGAAGATCTGCTCAGGCAATTTGCTCTGGAAGAGAAAATTGAGATAGAGAAAAAATATGCTGGTCCACCCAACATCCTTATTCCCCAGAACGATTTTCTGAAGGGATTTTTTCAATCGGCAATACCTTATACTCGTTATCCGGAAGAAAAAATAACCAGGGACCTGGGTATGTTAAAGGTGAGAGAGGCTGTTCATCTGCTACTGTATACCATGCCCGACCTTAAGGAGTTTCTATTCGATTTTTCCGAGCCGTATAAAATAGATCTGGAAAAGTTCATGCTTAGCAATTTTCATTTCAATGTTCCTGTTGAGAAGTTTGCCCAACTTACCGGAAGAAGTCTGGCAGGGTTTAAACGGGACTTCCAAAAAGTGTTTGGCATGGCTCCCCGACATTGGTTGCAGGAAAGAAGGCTGGCTGAAGCTCGTCATTTAATCGAAGACAGGCAGAAAAAACCTTCTGCAATCTATCTCGAACTGGGATTTGAAAGCCTTTCTCACTTTTCACATTCGTTTAAGAAAAAGTTCGGCAAGGCCCCTACCGAGTGGCTATATTGA
- a CDS encoding aldo/keto reductase produces MTTITKIALGKNGPFVSKLGLGCMRMSSTWGGPTNDENESVATIQMALDNGINFLNTGDFYGAGHNELLVGKAIKNRREEAFISVKFGAIFYNGQLIGLDLRPVAIKNFINYSLVRLGIDTIDLYQPCRLDNSVPVEDVIGTIADLIKEGKVRHLGVSEITAEQLRKAHNVHPVSALEIGYSLADRQIEKDLLPTAKELGIAVVAFANTAEGLLTGELKAPLQNNDYRNHFSRFQGENLIKNLERVEVLKTIAKEKGYSPTQLAIAWVNAQGEHIMPLVSMSRRSRLPENLQAMDITFTEDEIHTLNSHFSVGAMLGSTYLQR; encoded by the coding sequence ATGACAACAATAACAAAAATTGCCCTTGGCAAAAATGGTCCCTTCGTATCTAAACTTGGTTTAGGATGTATGCGTATGTCATCTACCTGGGGAGGGCCTACTAATGATGAAAATGAAAGCGTTGCTACTATTCAGATGGCACTGGATAATGGTATTAACTTTCTGAATACCGGAGATTTTTATGGAGCGGGTCATAATGAGCTACTTGTAGGCAAAGCCATTAAGAACAGAAGAGAAGAGGCATTTATAAGTGTGAAGTTTGGGGCTATCTTTTACAATGGACAGTTGATTGGTCTGGATCTGCGACCTGTAGCTATCAAGAACTTTATCAACTATTCGTTGGTGAGGTTGGGTATTGATACAATTGATCTGTATCAACCATGCCGACTGGATAATAGTGTGCCTGTAGAAGATGTGATTGGAACTATCGCTGATCTGATCAAAGAAGGAAAAGTGCGTCACCTGGGTGTGTCAGAAATCACAGCTGAGCAGTTACGTAAGGCACATAATGTACATCCTGTATCAGCTCTGGAAATAGGGTATTCTCTAGCTGACCGCCAAATCGAAAAAGATCTGCTTCCTACAGCGAAGGAATTGGGTATTGCTGTAGTGGCCTTCGCCAACACAGCGGAAGGATTGCTTACAGGCGAACTGAAAGCCCCTCTTCAGAACAACGACTACCGAAACCATTTCTCACGTTTTCAGGGGGAGAATCTGATAAAGAACCTGGAAAGAGTGGAAGTATTAAAGACGATAGCAAAGGAAAAAGGATACAGCCCTACTCAACTGGCTATTGCCTGGGTAAATGCACAGGGTGAGCATATTATGCCTCTGGTAAGCATGAGCCGCAGATCACGCCTTCCTGAAAATCTACAGGCTATGGACATTACCTTTACGGAAGATGAGATACATACCCTTAATTCGCATTTTTCGGTGGGTGCTATGCTTGGCAGTACCTATCTGCAAAGATAG